Proteins found in one Solitalea lacus genomic segment:
- a CDS encoding TIGR00266 family protein produces the protein METQDKKGFDFKMDCKPDYGFVTINIPSGQKLKVEAAAMATMDTNIEMKTKLKGGFSRFLTGESLFINEFSAVNGNGDIQIAPACPGDVEHIYLNNETIYLQNTAFLASAETVNVETKFQGLMRGFFSGESFFLIKCSGQGDLWFNSYGGIIEIDVEDGYLVDTGHIVAFTEGLQYEISRVGGYKSLFFSGEGLVCRFSGKGKVWIQTRKIGPFISWVHPFRPAGKN, from the coding sequence ATGGAAACTCAAGATAAAAAAGGATTTGATTTTAAAATGGATTGCAAGCCTGATTATGGTTTTGTAACCATCAATATACCATCCGGGCAGAAACTAAAGGTTGAAGCCGCAGCTATGGCCACCATGGATACCAATATCGAAATGAAAACCAAATTAAAGGGCGGTTTCTCTCGTTTTTTAACTGGGGAGTCACTATTTATTAACGAGTTTTCAGCAGTAAATGGAAATGGCGATATTCAAATTGCACCGGCTTGCCCGGGAGATGTAGAACATATCTATTTGAATAATGAAACCATTTATTTACAGAACACGGCCTTTTTGGCTTCGGCAGAAACCGTTAATGTTGAGACTAAGTTTCAAGGCCTGATGAGAGGCTTTTTCTCGGGCGAAAGCTTCTTTTTGATAAAATGTTCTGGTCAGGGTGATTTATGGTTTAACTCTTACGGAGGTATTATTGAAATTGATGTTGAGGACGGTTATTTAGTAGATACCGGGCACATTGTTGCCTTTACCGAGGGACTGCAATATGAAATTTCGAGAGTTGGGGGTTATAAATCCTTATTCTTCTCAGGAGAAGGATTGGTATGTCGTTTTAGCGGAAAAGGTAAAGTTTGGATTCAGACTCGCAAAATTGGTCCGTTTATTAGTTGGGTGCACCCGTTCCGTCCGGCGGGTAAAAATTAA
- a CDS encoding LysR family transcriptional regulator codes for MSYQIELRHLKYFQVLAEELKYRKAAERLFISQPGLSRQIKQMEELYKVSLFDRTKKKVELTEAGIYLKKEADFIFNHLDTIQQQLENISLGKETEIRIGFLGSAAQRVIPELVLKLNKEYPGIRTVLEELPNKLQVELIEKSKLDLGFVRTHQFKEGIAKYLVHQDTFSLVLPIDHLLNKPSYESVKSLRSAPFIFFSSEDSPFYHDLIMSICEDHGFRPQVFHKSVNALTIFKLVEEGLGIAIVPTGLQYGFDLKVKFLELTHIPQRTQLFAIWKENNRKPALKNVVDLLTKEAVD; via the coding sequence ATGAGTTATCAAATAGAATTACGCCATCTGAAATACTTCCAAGTACTGGCCGAGGAATTAAAATACAGAAAAGCAGCAGAACGACTGTTTATTTCTCAGCCTGGACTTAGCCGGCAGATTAAACAAATGGAAGAACTCTATAAGGTTAGTTTATTTGACAGAACCAAGAAGAAGGTAGAGCTAACAGAGGCTGGTATTTATCTAAAAAAAGAGGCGGATTTTATATTCAACCATCTGGATACCATTCAACAGCAACTTGAAAACATTAGTTTGGGAAAAGAAACCGAAATCCGAATTGGCTTTTTAGGTTCGGCTGCACAAAGGGTCATTCCTGAATTGGTGCTGAAGTTAAATAAAGAATACCCTGGCATTAGGACAGTTTTAGAAGAATTGCCCAATAAATTACAGGTTGAACTTATTGAAAAGAGTAAACTCGACCTAGGCTTTGTTCGCACTCATCAATTTAAAGAAGGCATAGCCAAATACCTTGTGCATCAGGATACCTTTTCTCTGGTGCTACCAATAGACCATCTTTTAAATAAACCCAGTTATGAATCGGTAAAATCACTTCGTTCTGCTCCCTTTATTTTTTTCTCGAGCGAAGACAGTCCCTTTTATCATGATCTGATCATGAGCATTTGCGAAGATCACGGATTTAGGCCTCAGGTTTTTCATAAATCAGTAAATGCATTAACCATTTTTAAACTGGTGGAAGAGGGTTTGGGCATTGCCATTGTACCCACAGGGCTTCAATACGGTTTCGATTTAAAAGTCAAATTTCTGGAACTCACTCATATCCCTCAACGCACCCAATTATTTGCCATATGGAAAGAAAACAATCGAAAACCGGCATTAAAGAATGTTGTTGATTTGTTGACAAAGGAAGCTGTTGACTAG